The DNA segment GTGTGAATTACTAAAATTCGTCAAATTGCATTTTCCAAGCTATTTTATGCTATGTTTTCAATTAAACAGGAATGCGTTCCAGTAATCCTATCAGATCAAGCAGAATTACCATTTCAGAACGTGATTGACTACACCCAGATATCAATCAAATGGCCATCCACACATATAGGAACCGAACTTCTGGACTACCTAGAATCAATACCGGGTCAGCACGCTGCTTTCTTGTTCTGGCATCTTGCATTAAAGCTTGTAGCCAATAGAATCATGACAtaactttctttcattctcagATAAAGACATAGATGAGATGATAGCTAGGGGTCGAAAGATCAGATGCTTATTCGCTTATACTCCCGAGTCTGACTCCTGCTCTGCGTTTAATGCAATTATGTGGGAACTGCAGAGAAAAGTAAGGCAATTCCATCAGTCATCCGAGACTTTCTGGCTCCATAATAGAACTATAGTCAACAGAGATTTGGTGGAATTCAGCAAGTGGAAACCACCTATGCCTCTGCCTTGAATATGCTTTACACGACTTGTAGATCAATTGTGCGTTTGTTATAGTTACATTGTAATTTTTTCCAGAGCTATAAATGACCACAGTCCAATTTTTCTCTCTCCAGAGCTATAGAGAAAATCTCACtaattatttacattttctttcttCGTGTTTTGTCCTTGAAAAAGTTGTAACGTTTATTAGGTTGTCACAAGAATTGTGATTCCTTAGGCTTTTTTGAAGTTGGGATGCACCGCTTAGTGGTTTTAGTTTGCGTTCTCGGAATGGGAAAGGTCCAAATATACCCTTGTACTATATGAAATTGAGCACATTTGCCCTTCGTTAATATTTTAGCCTATATATGCCCTTACCGTCACATAGTTGGTCCATGTATGCCCTTACTGTCACGGAATCCACCCAAACTAATTAGCTCTTTCGTTAATTGAAGTGTATTACAAacactattttctttttattagtacttttttttttatttaccttcctcttttctttcttctcttttttttttcctttttctttcttccatATCCAATTTCCTTCATTGTTGATGCCTTCTCCATTTTCATCACCAATTTCACTTGACAAAACTCATGTATTACTGCTAGTTTTACTATCACAAACCCCATAGGTTCTTCTGACCTGAAGGAGATGAAAATTGTTGGAGAAATATTTTCGATGGTGTTAATTTTGTGAAGGTAGGATATGGTTATTCATATTTTGAAGGTCTTGTTCCTTTCAGATATGAAGCTCCACAGAAAACATCTTCAAAATTTGAATAACCATATTCTACcttcaccaaattaacaccaccgAAAAAATTTCTCCGACAATCTTCATCTCCTTTTCAGAAGAACTAGAGCTTTCTCGCTAGGAAGCTTTTGGTGGTGTAGGTTTGGATTTTAGGAATAAAATCACGTGAAATTAGTGACAGAAATGGAGAAGGCATCAGCAATGGAGGAGATCGGACATgggagaaagaaaaaagaaaaagaaaaagagatgattAATTTGGGTGAATTCCGTTTCGAAAAGGGCATATATGGACCAACTATGTGAGAGTAAAGGCATATCTGACTAAAGTATTAGCGAAGGGCAAAGTGAACAGAGAAGAAAAGATTTGTGGTTTGTTCTCCCTCATTTTCTCGGGCCAGTATGATGGCAGAGATTGAAGCAAAGCAGCTTTCTTTCTTGGTAAGATAAGAAATATTTAATCCCTATATCAGTTTCAATCTACCAAATGCATAACATTATACTCATATCACAAAAAAGGGCAGTCCGATGCACTAAGCTCGGGGTCCGGGAAAGGGCCGAACCACAAAGGTCTATCGTAAatagccttaccctgcatttctgcaaaaggttgtttccatggctcgaacccgtgatctcctggtcacatgacaacaactttaccatgAGATCACAGTTTCGAGCGATAAAAACAGCCTCTTCACATAAATTGATATATACTCTCATCTTAGTTTATCACTAAACTATAGTAACTTATTGTAATTTGGTCCAAATATCGAGTGTGGGGTATATTATTAATTTTACATGTGTTTTTTTTCAATTCCTTGCAAAAAAAACTCACCAAATTGAACCAAAATTTTGTTGAACTTGCAAAAGTACACGCGATCTGGGAAGTTCTTGTTCATTTACATGAATTTCTTAACGGAATAACCACACAATATagtctttatttttatttaatttggtGAGCATCAAGTGACAAGTCGTAAAATGTAAAACCAGAACTTTTCAAAAACTTTATTTGATGAAGCAAAAACTAATCTTCAAATCAGTCGCACCACAACCACAAAAATCTCAAGACATTTTAGGGCCTGTGGGCCTCAGCTTTTGCTAGGTGTCAAGTGCCAACCCAATCGGAAAGCTCTTTTTAACTTGAGCAGGGAAGAACTGATACCAGAAGTTTAGAGAACAATCCAACGGCAGATTCAGAAAGGCTTAAATCTGCAAACCACTTTTTGAAATTTCCCGTATTGAATCTCCTCAAGATTGCATAGAAAACATTTCAGAAACCTCATTTCTCTCTCCTACTTTCTTGGTTGAGAGGAAATGGGCACATTTGTATACAGCAGCAGTTGCCTTTCTTGGAAAAACAATCTGAGCAGACAGGTGATTTCGTCTCGCCAAGTAGTTCCTCATGCTGTCACAGAAAAAGGGTGTTCAAGAATTAAGGCTGCTGCTTGTTCTAAAGAAGATGTGCATGTGAACCAGGATTGTGAAAAATCTGCAGGCTCATTGAATAGGAGGTCAACTATTGTATCTGGAGTCTCTCTGATTTCATCAGTCCTGCTTGGTTTACCTGGAGAGGGATATGCTGTGGTGAAACAAGGCCTCCTAGCAGGGAGAGTTCCTGGACTTTCTGAACCAGATGAAGAAGGTTAGTTTCATAATCCCACACTTCATAAGCtgcagtaagcttattggcataTTCATGAGTGATGTTGGAAAACTTGGACAACTAGTAGACTCTTACCAAATCAAATAGAATTATTAACAACCTCAAAATAGCAACAAAAGATTGTGTCTAGGCTGGAAAATTGCAGACATAGACTACATTCAGATAATGAAAGAACACAGAGCCAACGTGTATATAACTGAAATTCTTCGCTTCTTTTTCGTCTGTGCTTTTTCTTTTTCCAAGTAAATGTTCATCTTAACAAGAACAAAATTGCTCAGGCAGGTTGGAGGACATACAGAAGACCGGATGACAAGTCAGGTGGACATGGTGTTGGATGGAGTCCTATCATTCCTTATGCTTTTTCAGTGCCTGATAATTGGGAAGAGGTAAGAATCCAGTTATTCACAACTGTATGTATTTTAATATTCAACAATGTCAGAGAAATTACCTTTCAGCTTGATGTCAATTTACTTTGCACAATTGGACATACCTTAGTCAGGTTCACTTTTGAAGTTTTCACCTATTGAACAGGTCCCTGTGTCAATTGCTGATCTAGGTGGTACAGAGATTGATTTGAGGTTTGCGAACCCCAAAGAAGGGCGTATCTCTGTAGTTGTGGCTCCTGTTAAAAGATTTTCAGATGGTGAGCATCTCATGTTTTTTCTTCCTTCTATTCTAGTACTGAAACTAAGAGAACTAAAAGAGATTAGGTGGACATAGGGATGAAAGTGTAAAAAACACACTGGCAAATAAATATATCAACTCAATTTGTATCTGACGGATTCAATCTTGGTGGTATTCTAACTCCAAATATGACCCAGAAATTGGTGAAGAAGCCACCATAGAACAAATTGGACCTCCAGATAAAGTGATCAGCGCTTTTGGGCCTGAAGTCATTGGAGAGAGTGTGGAAGGTAAAGTCTTAAGAGCTGAAGTAGCAGAGCATTCAGGAAGAAAATATTACCAGTTCGAATTAGAGCCACCCCACGTATTGATCACAGCAACAGCCGCCGGAAATCGCCTATACTTGTTCAATGTCACTGGAAAtggtaaaaattcaaatccaCGCTTTCTATCTTCGGAATATCTGCTATATAGTAGTAAAATCCTAAAACTCGCTGT comes from the Nicotiana sylvestris chromosome 4, ASM39365v2, whole genome shotgun sequence genome and includes:
- the LOC104227576 gene encoding psbP domain-containing protein 4, chloroplastic — encoded protein: MGTFVYSSSCLSWKNNLSRQVISSRQVVPHAVTEKGCSRIKAAACSKEDVHVNQDCEKSAGSLNRRSTIVSGVSLISSVLLGLPGEGYAVVKQGLLAGRVPGLSEPDEEGWRTYRRPDDKSGGHGVGWSPIIPYAFSVPDNWEEVPVSIADLGGTEIDLRFANPKEGRISVVVAPVKRFSDEIGEEATIEQIGPPDKVISAFGPEVIGESVEGKVLRAEVAEHSGRKYYQFELEPPHVLITATAAGNRLYLFNVTGNGLQWKKYYKDLRKIAESFRVV